The following proteins come from a genomic window of Lycium ferocissimum isolate CSIRO_LF1 chromosome 4, AGI_CSIRO_Lferr_CH_V1, whole genome shotgun sequence:
- the LOC132051566 gene encoding LOW QUALITY PROTEIN: putative pentatricopeptide repeat-containing protein At3g13770, mitochondrial (The sequence of the model RefSeq protein was modified relative to this genomic sequence to represent the inferred CDS: inserted 1 base in 1 codon), protein MVRKTSLFFYTTKHVFSSIIKKPSHYHQTQLFYCCTSSSNPLLSEALFEMAKQGLEVKFKEYDTLLNECINQRGIREGQRVHAHMIKTHYKPPVYLRTRLIVFYVKCGVLGDARWVFDEMPERNVVSWTALVSGYSQKGHFSEAIHLFVQMLRSGTAPNEFTFATVLSSCTGAIGLHFGRQIHCLVVKSPFESHIYVGSSLLDMYAKAGKVHEARCVFESLPERDVISCTALISGYAQQGLDEEALELFRKLQAEGMSSNYVTYTSVLTALSGLAAVEQGRQLHAHIIRLELPFYAVLQNSLIDMYSKSGKFTYSRTVFNQMSERTVSSWNAMLVGYSKHGMGKEVVELFEMMREENKIKSDGITLLAVLSGCSHGGMEDKGVEIFNDIRTGKDRVEVTIEHCGCVVDLLSRAGQVERAFQFIKEMPLQPTAAILGSLLGACWGHLCVSIGEIVAKQLLEIEPENVGTYVILSNMYASAGRWEDARRVRELINERAMVKESGKSWIGIDLIHXNRKGYCKNIMVLAVKVKEGTYILDQSLCILFSMDDKRKKKMLLGQLATAFEQLWRHRSSESSEKSYAARKPLNQCSWVFAAMSDLNPNYQNWLAHFQCPMEASSLPMTQ, encoded by the exons ATGGTGAGGAAAACAAGTCTATTTTTCTATACAACTAAGCATGTATTTTCTTCCATAATAAAAAAACCATCTCATTACCACCAGACACAACTCTTCTACTGTTGTACCTCAAGCTCCAATCCTCTCCTCTCCGAAGCCTTATTTGAAATGGCCAAACAAGGCCTTGAAGTGAAATTCAAGGAATACGATACTCTGCTAAATGAATGTATAAACCAAAGGGGTATAAGAGAAGGCCAAAGGGTGCATGCCCACATgatcaaaacgcattataaacCTCCAGTATATCTGAGGACAAGGCTTATTGTTTTCTACGTTAAATGTGGGGTTTTAGGTGATGCTAGATGGGTGTTCGATGAAATGCCTGAAAGGAATGTTGTTTCTTGGACTGCTCTCGTTTCTGGTTATTCTCAAAAAGGACATTTCTCTGAAGCTATCCATCTTTTTGTTCAGATGTTGAGATCAG GTACTGCGCCCAATGAGTTCACTTTTGCAACAGTGCTTAGCTCATGTACTGGTGCCATTGGGCTTCACTTTGGGAGACAAATCCACTGTCTTGTGGTCAAGAGTCCTTTCGAATCACATATATATGTGGGAAGTTCACTCCTTGATATGTATGCAAAAGCTGGCAAAGTTCACGAAGCTCGATGTGTTTTTGAAAGCCTGCCAGAAAGAGACGTTATCTCCTGTACTGCTTTAATCTCAGGCTATGCTCAACAGGGACTAGATGAAGAGGCACTGGAGCTTTTCCGCAAGTTGCAGGCAGAGGGAATGTCTTCCAACTATGTTACATATACTAGTGTATTAACAGCCTTATCAGGACTTGCTGCAGTTGAACAAGGTAGACAACTGCATGCCCATATTATTCGATTGGAACTGCCCTTCTATGCGGTGCTTCAGAATTCTCTCATTGATATGTACTCCAAGTCTGGAAAATTCACTTATTCAAGGACGGTATTCAATCAAATGTCCGAAAGAACTGTTAGCTCCTGGAATGCCATGCTTGTTGGTTACAGTAAACATGGGATGGGAAAGGAGGTAGTTGAGCTCTTCGAAATGATgagagaagaaaacaaaattaagTCTGATGGCATCACTCTTTTGGCTGTGTTATCTGGCTGCAGCCATGGAGGAATGGAGGATAAAGGTGTAGAGATTTTTAACGATATACGTACTGGAAAAGACAGGGTTGAGGTTACGATTGAGCACTGTGGTTGTGTGGTTGATTTGCTAAGTCGAGCTGGCCAAGTAGAAAGGGCCTTCCAATTCATTAAAGAGATGCCTCTTCAACCAACTGCTGCAATTCTGGGTTCACTATTAGGTGCTTGCTGGGGTCACCTGTGTGTTAGTATTGGTGAAATTGTAGCCAAACAACTTTTGGAGATAGAGCCAGAAAATGTTGGAACTTATGTAATTCTTTCAAACATGTATGCATCGGCAGGAAGGTGGGAAGATGCTAGAAGAGTAAGAGAGTTGATAAATGAAAGGGCCATGGTAAAGGAATCTGGAAAAAGCTGGATTGGTATTGATCTTATCC GAAACAGGAAAGGATATTGCAAAAACATAATGGTATTAGCAGTTAAGGTCAAGGAAGGTACTTATATTCTTGATCAGAGTTTATGTATCTTGTTTAGCATGGATgataagagaaaaaagaaaatgctgcTAGGACAACTAGCTACCGCATTTGAACAACTTTGGAGGCATAGGTCATCCGAGAGCTCAGAAAAAAGCTATGCTGCAAGAAAACCCTTGAACCAGTGCTCTTGGGTGTTTGCTGCGATGTCTGATCTGAACCCGAATTACCAGAACTGGTTGGCCCATTTTCAATGTCCAATGGAAGCTTCATCTTTGCCAATGACTCAGTAA